A single window of Gadus morhua chromosome 22, gadMor3.0, whole genome shotgun sequence DNA harbors:
- the ints8 gene encoding integrator complex subunit 8 isoform X2, giving the protein MSAEAAERVSAAPGGRPSSPVQTSWFEFLLDGSLLETHLHKASPDPTAAQLIVQFLEQASKPSLNEQNQVQPPVDNRRNRTLKLLALKIAAHMRWDLDLLEKGLSIPVLNMLLNELLCVSKVPPGVKHVDLDLSTLPPTTAMAVLIYNRWAIRTIVLSSFPEKQTKPGPHQMNMLNIIQQEKEMTENILIVLKEQSADSISVLEGALRLHKDFYVHNVRTLDLLGADAAGTANGETEASTAGLRISAHELHCQVRYDLGGIYFQQGCTDQGAYGKAMEHFRLTRDLLQKLGSSLHVHLDEKRLAGYWNACRALTGTLGPADATATPYGQINSLIRTHNHQALVEAFIQDNTSHSLPNHLRQSVLREYLHKAQQGERGLDDVCQQLCVCNAVRDALQGEGLSVRFHQLLLKPSKRLVDFILEVCTRSLEKDRPSETSRQNMANFMKTLCESLEELPLVFVVSSHKLFMELLREEERKVLVEQMRKRSATINLSAKPLPSFYDIPASASVSIGQLEQQLILSLEPRRVRQILIEVHGMAQRHFWRINSKWEVPPDYINVILGIKDPLTKDLVYILMAKGLHCITIKDFGHARQLFSACLELVTEFSPRLRQVMLNEMLLLEVRAHETLAADGCRDRPSSDLVSRVRGYLEMRIHDLPLRQVVGEECVAFMLNWRENDYLTLQVPPPLVQSNPYIKLGQLLASTCKELPGPKESRRTAKELWEVVVQICSMSTQHKRNNDGRMGLIKHRESSMGIMQRSKFITFVKKLREPLVLTALISLFVKLHSIVRDDIVNEVTAEHLTIWPSSILNMQAVDVEAVAVTVKELVSYALTLNPNNQSWLITQADIYFVTSQYSAALHFYLQAGVVCSDFFTRPVPPEVYNDQVLKRMIKCCSMMNCHTQVAVLCQFLRETDYMTAFKALQEQNGHDAMDSFYDYIWDVTILEYLTHIHHKRGESEKRQIAIKAIGQAELNTSNPEEVLQLAAQKRKKRFLQAMAKLYF; this is encoded by the exons ATGAGCGCGGAGGCAGCGGAGCGGGTCAGCGCTGCCCCCGGAGGCCGCCCCAGTTCCCCGGTCCAGACCTCCTGGTTCGAGTTCCTGCTGGACGGAAGCCTGCTGGAGACGCACCTCCACAAGGCCAGCCCGG ACCCCACCGCGGCCCAGCTGATCGTCCAGTTCCTGGAGCAGGCGTCCAAGCCGTCGCTGAACGAGCAGAACCAGGTCCAGCCCCCGGTGGACAACCGCAGGAACCGCACCCTCAAGCTGCTGGCGCTCAAGATAGCCGCCCACATGAGATGGGACCTGGACCTGCTGGAGAAAGG CCTGAGCATCCCGGTGCTCAACATGCTGCTGAATGAGCTGCTGTGCGTCAGCAAGGTCCCCCCGGGGGTGAAGCACGTCGACCTGGACCTCTCCACCCTGCCACCCACCACCGCCATGGCCGTGCTCATCTACAACCGCTG GGCCATCAGAACCATCGTGCTGAGCAGCTTCCCAGAGAAGCAGACCAAACCCGGACCCCACCAGATGAACAT GTTGAATATTATCCAGCAGGAGAAAGAGATGACAGAAAACATCCTGATTGTG CTGAAGGAGCAGTCGGCGGACTCCATCAGCGTGCTGGAGGGCGCCCTGCGGCTCCACAAGGACTTCTACGTGCACAACGTGCGCACGCTGGACCTGCTGGGCGCCGACGCCGCCGGCACCGCCAACGGGGAGACGGAGGCGTCGACCGCGGGGCTCCGCATCAGCGCCCACGAGCTGCACtgccag GTCCGCTACGACCTGGGCGGGATCTACTTCCAGCAGGGCTGCACTGACCAGGGGGCCTACGGGAAGGCCATGGAGCACTTCAGACTGACCCGGGACCTCCTACAGAAG CTTGGCTCCTCCCTCCATGTCCACCTGGATGAGAAGCGATTGGCCGGCTACTGGAATGCCTGCCGGGCGCTAACCGGAACCCTGGGCCCCGCCGACGCCACGGCAACGCCCTACGGCCAGATCAACAGCCtcatcaggacccacaaccaCCAG GCTCTGGTGGAGGCCTTCATCCAGGACAACACCAGCCACAGTTTACCGAACCACCTCAGACAGTCTGTCCTCCGAGAGTACCTCCACAAAGCCCAGCAAGG GGAGCGGGGTCTGGACGACGTGTGCCAACAGCTGTGCGTTTGTAACGCGGTGCGGGACGCGCTGCAAGGGGAGGGGCTTAGCGTGCGCTTCCACCAGCTGCTGCTGAAGCCCAGCAAGCGGCTGGTGGACTTCATCCTGGAG GTGTGCACGCGGTCCCTGGAGAAGGACCGGCCCTCCGAGACGTCTCGGCAGAACATGGCCAACTTCATGAA gACCCTGTGTGAGAGCCTGGAGGAGCTGCCTCTGGTGTTCGTGGTGTCCTCCCACAAGCTGTTCATGGAGCTGCTGCGGGAGGAGGAGCGCAAGGTGCTGGTGGAGCAGATGAGGAAGAGGTCGGCCACCATCAACCTCAGTGCCAAGCCCCTGCCCTCCTTCTACGACATCCCag cctcgGCCAGTGTGAGCATCGGgcagctggagcagcagctcATCCTGTCCCTGGAGCCACGCAGGGTGCGTCAGATCCTGATCGAGGTCCACGGCATGGCCCAGAGGCACTTCTGGAGGATCAACagcaag TGGGAGGTCCCCCCGGACTACATCAACGTGATCCTGGGCATCAAAGACCCCCTGACTAAAGACCTGGTGTACATACTGATGGCCAAGGGTCTCCACTGCATCACCATAAAG GACTTCGGCCACGCCCGGCAGCTGTTCTCGGCGTGCCTGGAGCTGGTGACGGAGTTCTCCCCGCGGCTGCGGCAGGTGATGCTGAACgagatgctgctgctggaggtgcGCGCCCACGAGACGCTGGCCGCCGACGGCTGCCGAGACCGGCCCTCCTCCGACCTGGTGAGCCGGGTCCGCGGGTACCTGGAGATGAGGATCCACG acctcCCCCTGAGgcaggtggtgggggaggagtgcGTGGCCTTCATGCTGAACTGGCGGGAGAACGACTACCTGACCCttcaggtgcccccccccctggtccagAGCAACCCCTACATCAAG CTGGGTCAGCTGCTGGCCTCCACCTGCAAGGAGCTCCCGGGGCCTAAAGAGAGCCGGCGCACGGCCAAGGAGctgtgggaggtggtggtgcagatCTGCAGCATGTCCACGCAGCACAAGAGGAACAACGACGGCCGCATGGGCCTCATCAAGCACCGCGAGTCCAGCATGGGCATCATGCAGCG GAGCAAGTTCATCACTTTTGTCAAGAAGCTGAGG GAGCCGCTGGTTCTGACTGCACTCATCTCCCTGTTCGTCAAGCTCCATAGCATCGTGCGG GATGACATTGTGAATGAAGTCACAGCAGAACACCTCACTATCTGGCCCTCCTCCATACTCAA CATGCAGGCGGTGGACGTGGAGGCGGTGGCGGTGACGGTGAAGGAGCTGGTCTCCTACGCCCTCACCCTCAACCCCAACAACCAGTCCTGGCTCATCACCCAGGCGGACATCTACTTCG TGACCAGTCAGTACTCGGCCGCTCTGCACTTCTACCTGCAGGCGGGGGTCGTGTGTTCGGACTTCTTCACCAGGCCCGTACCCCCCGAGGTCTACAACGACCAG GTGCTGAAGAGGATGATCAAGTGCTGCTCCATGATGAACTGTCATACCCAG GTCGCGGTTCTCTGCCAGTTCCTCAGAGAAACGGACTACATGACGGCATTCAAAGCTCTTCAGGAGCAGAACGG TCACGATGCCATGGACTCCTTCTACGACTACATCTGGGACGTCACCATCCTGGAGTACCTCACAC ACATTCATCACAAACGAGGGGAGAGTGAGAAGAGACAGATAGCA attaAAGCAATTGGCCAGGCAGAGCTCAATACCAGTAACCCAGAGGAAGTGTTGCAGTTAGCAGCGCAGAAACGAAAGAAGCGGTTCCTACAAGCCATGGCTAAACTCTACTTCTAA
- the ints8 gene encoding integrator complex subunit 8 isoform X1, with amino-acid sequence MKKRKYGKMSAEAAERVSAAPGGRPSSPVQTSWFEFLLDGSLLETHLHKASPDPTAAQLIVQFLEQASKPSLNEQNQVQPPVDNRRNRTLKLLALKIAAHMRWDLDLLEKGLSIPVLNMLLNELLCVSKVPPGVKHVDLDLSTLPPTTAMAVLIYNRWAIRTIVLSSFPEKQTKPGPHQMNMLNIIQQEKEMTENILIVLKEQSADSISVLEGALRLHKDFYVHNVRTLDLLGADAAGTANGETEASTAGLRISAHELHCQVRYDLGGIYFQQGCTDQGAYGKAMEHFRLTRDLLQKLGSSLHVHLDEKRLAGYWNACRALTGTLGPADATATPYGQINSLIRTHNHQALVEAFIQDNTSHSLPNHLRQSVLREYLHKAQQGERGLDDVCQQLCVCNAVRDALQGEGLSVRFHQLLLKPSKRLVDFILEVCTRSLEKDRPSETSRQNMANFMKTLCESLEELPLVFVVSSHKLFMELLREEERKVLVEQMRKRSATINLSAKPLPSFYDIPASASVSIGQLEQQLILSLEPRRVRQILIEVHGMAQRHFWRINSKWEVPPDYINVILGIKDPLTKDLVYILMAKGLHCITIKDFGHARQLFSACLELVTEFSPRLRQVMLNEMLLLEVRAHETLAADGCRDRPSSDLVSRVRGYLEMRIHDLPLRQVVGEECVAFMLNWRENDYLTLQVPPPLVQSNPYIKLGQLLASTCKELPGPKESRRTAKELWEVVVQICSMSTQHKRNNDGRMGLIKHRESSMGIMQRSKFITFVKKLREPLVLTALISLFVKLHSIVRDDIVNEVTAEHLTIWPSSILNMQAVDVEAVAVTVKELVSYALTLNPNNQSWLITQADIYFVTSQYSAALHFYLQAGVVCSDFFTRPVPPEVYNDQVLKRMIKCCSMMNCHTQVAVLCQFLRETDYMTAFKALQEQNGHDAMDSFYDYIWDVTILEYLTHIHHKRGESEKRQIAIKAIGQAELNTSNPEEVLQLAAQKRKKRFLQAMAKLYF; translated from the exons ATGAAGAAAAGGAAATAT GGCAAGATGAGCGCGGAGGCAGCGGAGCGGGTCAGCGCTGCCCCCGGAGGCCGCCCCAGTTCCCCGGTCCAGACCTCCTGGTTCGAGTTCCTGCTGGACGGAAGCCTGCTGGAGACGCACCTCCACAAGGCCAGCCCGG ACCCCACCGCGGCCCAGCTGATCGTCCAGTTCCTGGAGCAGGCGTCCAAGCCGTCGCTGAACGAGCAGAACCAGGTCCAGCCCCCGGTGGACAACCGCAGGAACCGCACCCTCAAGCTGCTGGCGCTCAAGATAGCCGCCCACATGAGATGGGACCTGGACCTGCTGGAGAAAGG CCTGAGCATCCCGGTGCTCAACATGCTGCTGAATGAGCTGCTGTGCGTCAGCAAGGTCCCCCCGGGGGTGAAGCACGTCGACCTGGACCTCTCCACCCTGCCACCCACCACCGCCATGGCCGTGCTCATCTACAACCGCTG GGCCATCAGAACCATCGTGCTGAGCAGCTTCCCAGAGAAGCAGACCAAACCCGGACCCCACCAGATGAACAT GTTGAATATTATCCAGCAGGAGAAAGAGATGACAGAAAACATCCTGATTGTG CTGAAGGAGCAGTCGGCGGACTCCATCAGCGTGCTGGAGGGCGCCCTGCGGCTCCACAAGGACTTCTACGTGCACAACGTGCGCACGCTGGACCTGCTGGGCGCCGACGCCGCCGGCACCGCCAACGGGGAGACGGAGGCGTCGACCGCGGGGCTCCGCATCAGCGCCCACGAGCTGCACtgccag GTCCGCTACGACCTGGGCGGGATCTACTTCCAGCAGGGCTGCACTGACCAGGGGGCCTACGGGAAGGCCATGGAGCACTTCAGACTGACCCGGGACCTCCTACAGAAG CTTGGCTCCTCCCTCCATGTCCACCTGGATGAGAAGCGATTGGCCGGCTACTGGAATGCCTGCCGGGCGCTAACCGGAACCCTGGGCCCCGCCGACGCCACGGCAACGCCCTACGGCCAGATCAACAGCCtcatcaggacccacaaccaCCAG GCTCTGGTGGAGGCCTTCATCCAGGACAACACCAGCCACAGTTTACCGAACCACCTCAGACAGTCTGTCCTCCGAGAGTACCTCCACAAAGCCCAGCAAGG GGAGCGGGGTCTGGACGACGTGTGCCAACAGCTGTGCGTTTGTAACGCGGTGCGGGACGCGCTGCAAGGGGAGGGGCTTAGCGTGCGCTTCCACCAGCTGCTGCTGAAGCCCAGCAAGCGGCTGGTGGACTTCATCCTGGAG GTGTGCACGCGGTCCCTGGAGAAGGACCGGCCCTCCGAGACGTCTCGGCAGAACATGGCCAACTTCATGAA gACCCTGTGTGAGAGCCTGGAGGAGCTGCCTCTGGTGTTCGTGGTGTCCTCCCACAAGCTGTTCATGGAGCTGCTGCGGGAGGAGGAGCGCAAGGTGCTGGTGGAGCAGATGAGGAAGAGGTCGGCCACCATCAACCTCAGTGCCAAGCCCCTGCCCTCCTTCTACGACATCCCag cctcgGCCAGTGTGAGCATCGGgcagctggagcagcagctcATCCTGTCCCTGGAGCCACGCAGGGTGCGTCAGATCCTGATCGAGGTCCACGGCATGGCCCAGAGGCACTTCTGGAGGATCAACagcaag TGGGAGGTCCCCCCGGACTACATCAACGTGATCCTGGGCATCAAAGACCCCCTGACTAAAGACCTGGTGTACATACTGATGGCCAAGGGTCTCCACTGCATCACCATAAAG GACTTCGGCCACGCCCGGCAGCTGTTCTCGGCGTGCCTGGAGCTGGTGACGGAGTTCTCCCCGCGGCTGCGGCAGGTGATGCTGAACgagatgctgctgctggaggtgcGCGCCCACGAGACGCTGGCCGCCGACGGCTGCCGAGACCGGCCCTCCTCCGACCTGGTGAGCCGGGTCCGCGGGTACCTGGAGATGAGGATCCACG acctcCCCCTGAGgcaggtggtgggggaggagtgcGTGGCCTTCATGCTGAACTGGCGGGAGAACGACTACCTGACCCttcaggtgcccccccccctggtccagAGCAACCCCTACATCAAG CTGGGTCAGCTGCTGGCCTCCACCTGCAAGGAGCTCCCGGGGCCTAAAGAGAGCCGGCGCACGGCCAAGGAGctgtgggaggtggtggtgcagatCTGCAGCATGTCCACGCAGCACAAGAGGAACAACGACGGCCGCATGGGCCTCATCAAGCACCGCGAGTCCAGCATGGGCATCATGCAGCG GAGCAAGTTCATCACTTTTGTCAAGAAGCTGAGG GAGCCGCTGGTTCTGACTGCACTCATCTCCCTGTTCGTCAAGCTCCATAGCATCGTGCGG GATGACATTGTGAATGAAGTCACAGCAGAACACCTCACTATCTGGCCCTCCTCCATACTCAA CATGCAGGCGGTGGACGTGGAGGCGGTGGCGGTGACGGTGAAGGAGCTGGTCTCCTACGCCCTCACCCTCAACCCCAACAACCAGTCCTGGCTCATCACCCAGGCGGACATCTACTTCG TGACCAGTCAGTACTCGGCCGCTCTGCACTTCTACCTGCAGGCGGGGGTCGTGTGTTCGGACTTCTTCACCAGGCCCGTACCCCCCGAGGTCTACAACGACCAG GTGCTGAAGAGGATGATCAAGTGCTGCTCCATGATGAACTGTCATACCCAG GTCGCGGTTCTCTGCCAGTTCCTCAGAGAAACGGACTACATGACGGCATTCAAAGCTCTTCAGGAGCAGAACGG TCACGATGCCATGGACTCCTTCTACGACTACATCTGGGACGTCACCATCCTGGAGTACCTCACAC ACATTCATCACAAACGAGGGGAGAGTGAGAAGAGACAGATAGCA attaAAGCAATTGGCCAGGCAGAGCTCAATACCAGTAACCCAGAGGAAGTGTTGCAGTTAGCAGCGCAGAAACGAAAGAAGCGGTTCCTACAAGCCATGGCTAAACTCTACTTCTAA
- the LOC115536161 gene encoding probable C-mannosyltransferase DPY19L4, whose product MAELRCRGTNPMAGGEEDEEPPTELNSPTALVDECSTESNQEEEKGGEEVTEEGKKEPSGEEADAAQENGVTDEKSSDKKCNSSSKSGTLQRAVKLFFGCLAAVACGAVYTGYLSTYHDRKFWFSNRQELEREISLQGGSGFYYYYFKHMLSAPSFEMGVLELTVDNRTISGETINAVERLSLYPEIITAFVYRVTESQDFMDPICFYIGAVFCLQALYVTALFVTSWVMSGTWVAGMLAVAWFVINKSDTTQLDQAIPLRENWALPYFSWQVAALTGFLSNSVGPSQELFCHLTVSATTFSFLLLWEHSHYVLFVQALCLLLLDAFDLVPTRKVVDVHRVYLSSLALVYVIRFQSPSLLGCPLLCLLIGSLLARYFQQNLKVGPIFARLLKLFFHFYLVFTTGITFSYLVKKLLPTGDSDFFLKFLEVKFGFNRTTDFVTNFLLCQDGFQSPSQELFLRLTQASVLPFYLLVLSVCLISTLQTVYARLRGQPMKTNLRLEDGRIGEQPEVAYHVIHTVLFGGLAMVSEGLKYLWTPHVCMLTAFGVCSPDLWMTVFRWLRLRSIHPVVLALILSTAVPTIIGFSLWREYFPRVLGELSELQEIYDTDTVELVTWIRSQAPPGTVFGGSPQVMGVVKLCTGLAVTSLPLYFDIRLLRRSEDTCQVYARRSAEDVYKILTSQKTNYVILEDSLCNEYTHKPACRMKDLLDISNGHVVYDRGEIYSFSKHGRFCSEIKLNYSPYTNYFTRVFWNRAYHIYRVNAVISFQY is encoded by the exons ATGGCTGAATTAAGATGCCGAGGAACAAACCCAATGGCAGGgggagaagaagacgaagagCCGCCGACGGAGCTCAACTCTCCAACTGCAC TTGTGGATGAGTGCTCGACGGAGAGCAaccaagaggaagagaaaggcgGCGAGGAGGTGACCGAAGAGGGCAAGAAGGAGCCCAGCGGAGAGGAGGCAGATGCTGCGCAGGAGAATGGCGTTACCGACGAAAAGTCCTCCGATAAAAAGTGTAACAGCAGCTCAAAGT CGGGCACTCTGCAGCGGGCCGTGAAGCTGTTTTTTGGGTGCTTGGCGGCGGTCGCGTGTGGCGCGGTCTACACGGGCTACCTGTCCACCTACCATGACAGGAAGTTCTGGTTTTCAAACCGCCAG GAGCTGGAACGAGAGATCTCATTGCAGGGAGGCAGTGGCTTCTACTATTACTACTTCAAACACATGCTGTCCGCACCTTCTTTtgaaatgg GCGTCTTGGAGCTTACAGTGGATAACAGAACCATCTCTGGGGAGACCATCAATGCCGTGGAGCGCTTGTCTCTTTACCCAGAAATCATCACTGCATTCGTGTACAGAGTCACAGAAAGCCAG GACTTCATGGACCCCATCTGCTTCTACATCGGGGCGGTGTTCTGTCTTCAGGCGCTCTACGTCACCGCCCTGTTCGTCACCAGCTGGGTGATGAGTGGCACCTGGGTGGCGGGCATGCTGGCCGTGGCCTGGTTCGTCATCAACAA GTCGGATACGACCCAGCTGGACCAAGCCATCCCACTGCGGGAGAACTGGGCGCTGCCGTACTTCTCCTGGCAGGTGGCCGCCCTCACCGGCTTCCTCAGCAACAGTGTTGGCCCCTCCCAAGAG TTGTTCTGCCACCTGACTGTGAGCGCCACCACCTTCTCCTTCCTGCTGCTGTGGGAGCACAGCCACTACGTTCTCTTCGTCCAGGCCCTGTGCCTCCTGCTGCTGGACGCCTTTGACCTGGTGCCCACgcgcaag GTGGTGGACGTCCACCGGGTGTACCTGAGCTCTCTGGCCCTGGTCTACGTCATCCGCTTCCAGAGTCCCAGCCTCCTGGGCTGCCCCCTGCTCTGCCTGCTGATTGGCTCCCTACTGGCCAGGTACTTCCAG CAAAACTTGAAGGTTGGTCCGATCTTTGCCCGACTGCTGAAGCTGTTCTTCCATTTCTACCTGGTGTTCACCACAGGAATCACCTTCAGCTACCTGGTCAAG aaacTCCTTCCAACCGGTGACAGTGACTTCTTCTTGAAGTTCTTAGAAGTGAAGTTTGGCTTCAACAGAACTAC GGACTTTGTGACCAACTTCCTGCTGTGCCAAGATGGCTTCCAGTCGCCGAGCCAGGAGCTGTTCCTGCGGCTGACCCAGGCCTCGGTGCTGCCCTTCTACCTGCTGGTGTTGTCCGTGTGCCTGATATCCACCCTGCAGACCGTCTACGCCAGGCTGAG GGGACAGCCAATGAAGACCAACCTCAGGCTGGAGGACGGACGAATAGGAGAGCAGCCTGAAGTGGCCTACCACGTGATCCACACAGTGTTGTTTGGAGGGTTGGCCATGGTGTCTGAGGG GTTGAAGTACCTGTGGACGCCTCACGTCTGCATGCTGACAGCGTTCGGTGTGTGCTCCCCTGACCTCTGGATGACCGTGTTCAGGTGGCTCAGGCTCCGCTCCATACACCCCGTAGTGCTG GCCTTGATCTTAAGCACAGCCGTTCCCACCATCATCGGTTTCAGTCTGTGGAGAGAG TACTTCCCCCGGGTGCTGGGAGAGCTGTCTGAGCTGCAGGAGATCTACGACACGGACACAGTGGAGCTGGTCACCTGGATCAG GTCCCAGGCCCCCCCGGGGACGGTGTTCGGGGGCAGTCCCcaggtgatgggggtggtgaaGCTGTGCACAGGGCTGGCCGTCACCAGCCTCCCGCTCTACTTCGACATCCGCCTGCTCAGGAGGAGCGAGGAC ACCTGCCAGGTGTACGCCAGGAGGTCAGCGGAGGACGTGTACAAGATCCTGACCTCCCAGAAGACCAACTACGTGATCCTGGAGGACTCCCTCTGCAACGAGTACACCCACAAGCCCGCCTGCCGCATGAAAGACCTGCTGGACATCTCCAACGGACAC GTGGTGTATGACCGGGGAGAGATCTACTCCTTCTCCAAGCACGGGCGCTTCTGCAGCGAGATCAAGCTCAACTACTCCCCTTACACCAACTACTTCACCCGCGTGTTCTGGAACCGCGCCTACCACATCTACCGGGTCAACGCCGTCATCTCCTTCCAgtactga